The following are encoded together in the Blautia obeum ATCC 29174 genome:
- a CDS encoding ParA family protein, translating to MKTIAIMNQKGGIGKTMTAASIAYLLGEEQGKKVLLVDADQQGNVSMLYDRYKPEGIGMSELLERHRSVGGSYKTTDLIQTTPYHNVDIITANGYLMRTNMNLLLNEKEDQILRFAAAMLEVQDVYDYCVVDCGLLLDMTVTNVLVATDLVILPVKIGGFEIEAIANMDEQLEDLRSLNNRIRMKILMTMRQKNQTSLQVEAWLKESSGQDCFVTAVRRSIIAEKATMQRVPLPKFSKNCIVTQDYRNVVTELLKDMEG from the coding sequence ATGAAAACAATCGCAATTATGAACCAGAAGGGCGGAATCGGCAAAACAATGACGGCGGCTTCGATCGCCTACCTGCTGGGAGAAGAACAGGGAAAGAAGGTGCTGTTGGTTGATGCGGATCAGCAGGGCAATGTATCAATGTTGTATGACAGATACAAACCGGAAGGGATCGGGATGTCCGAATTACTGGAAAGACACAGAAGCGTAGGGGGATCTTACAAGACAACAGATCTGATCCAGACAACACCGTATCACAATGTTGACATCATCACAGCGAATGGGTATTTGATGCGGACTAACATGAACCTGTTGCTGAACGAAAAAGAAGATCAGATCCTTCGCTTTGCGGCTGCAATGCTGGAAGTACAGGATGTATATGATTATTGCGTGGTTGATTGTGGGTTGCTGCTGGATATGACCGTGACGAATGTTCTGGTGGCGACAGATCTTGTGATCCTTCCGGTTAAGATCGGCGGATTTGAAATTGAAGCAATCGCAAACATGGATGAACAGCTGGAAGATCTGCGAAGCCTGAATAACAGGATTCGCATGAAGATTTTAATGACTATGCGGCAGAAGAACCAGACAAGCCTTCAGGTGGAAGCGTGGCTGAAAGAATCATCTGGACAGGATTGCTTCGTGACGGCTGTTAGAAGATCCATCATTGCGGAAAAGGCAACCATGCAGCGCGTGCCGCTTCCGAAGTTTTCTAAAAATTGCATTGTTACGCAGGACT
- a CDS encoding VRR-NUC domain-containing protein — translation MNRRYARRSEDTEQMSVMDWARWNQNAHPELELLHHCPNGGSRNKAEAVKLKQMGVKTGIPDLCLPVPMGMYSGLYIEMKYDAGRLEDSQKKMLKALAAAGHYCTVCYGAEEAIRVLQEYINLKKIDTGNREDTMSEQNLMVRKNGKVKCIIFKE, via the coding sequence GTGAATCGAAGATATGCAAGAAGAAGCGAGGATACAGAGCAGATGAGCGTCATGGACTGGGCGCGATGGAATCAAAACGCGCATCCGGAACTGGAACTGCTGCATCATTGTCCGAATGGGGGGAGCCGCAACAAAGCGGAAGCAGTGAAGTTGAAACAGATGGGCGTGAAAACTGGAATTCCGGATCTATGTCTTCCGGTTCCGATGGGGATGTACAGCGGTTTGTATATTGAAATGAAATACGACGCCGGAAGACTGGAAGACAGCCAGAAGAAGATGCTGAAGGCACTGGCGGCAGCAGGACATTACTGCACAGTTTGTTATGGGGCAGAAGAAGCGATCCGGGTGCTGCAAGAATATATCAACCTGAAGAAAATTGATACTGGAAACAGAGAAGATACAATGTCAGAACAGAACTTGATGGTCAGAAAGAACGGGAAAGTGAAATGTATTATTTTCAAAGAGTAG